Proteins from a genomic interval of candidate division WOR-3 bacterium:
- a CDS encoding Gfo/Idh/MocA family oxidoreductase: protein MAEHMERIVQDRGLQAKVAVRNKPARIGVIGAGAWGKNLVRNFAQLGVLRAVCDTEASKVRSCRVNYPNLNCTDSIDEVLSDPEINGVVVATPARSHYELSKKVLAARRHLFVEKPLALKVEEAQELIQLAEANERVIMVGHVLRYHPALNKLKELVDTGELGKIQYIYSNRLNMGKIRDVENILWSFAPHDISVILYLLNEQPSSLSAIGGTYVQKGIADVTLTTMDFPSGVQCHIFVSWLHPYKEQKLVVVGDRKMAVFDDLTTEKLFLYPHKIEWQNRTPIVRKADAEVVRVDMDEPLRVECKHFIECIENGWSPYTDGKEGLNVLKILFSAQNSLNNNGLKVTFDSDRQKSARSLREDVYVHSTATVADGARIGRGTKIWNNSQVQAGAHIGDDCVIGHNCIVGSKACLGNGVKLESNIDVWDLVTLEDYVFVGPSAVFTNDLTPRAKYPKKQYPQFGQWVPTLVKEGASIGANSTIVCGVTIGRCSFVGAGAVVKHDVPDYAIVAGVPARTIGWVCECGNRLAFKNGRTRCVKCGRHFLKSHEAVVQSNTD from the coding sequence ATGGCGGAGCATATGGAACGTATTGTACAGGACAGGGGCCTGCAGGCCAAAGTTGCCGTGCGCAATAAACCGGCAAGGATCGGGGTAATTGGCGCTGGCGCCTGGGGAAAGAATCTAGTCCGTAATTTTGCCCAACTTGGTGTTTTGAGGGCTGTTTGTGATACTGAGGCAAGCAAAGTAAGGTCGTGCAGGGTCAATTACCCCAATCTGAATTGCACCGACTCGATCGATGAGGTTCTCAGCGATCCGGAGATCAACGGTGTTGTCGTAGCAACGCCAGCAAGGAGTCATTATGAACTGTCGAAGAAGGTGCTCGCTGCGCGCCGGCATCTTTTTGTCGAAAAGCCTCTCGCGTTGAAAGTCGAGGAAGCCCAAGAACTCATTCAACTGGCAGAAGCAAACGAGCGCGTGATAATGGTCGGGCATGTCTTGCGCTACCATCCGGCACTCAACAAACTCAAAGAACTGGTCGATACCGGCGAACTGGGCAAGATCCAGTACATATATTCGAACCGGCTGAACATGGGTAAGATACGGGACGTGGAGAACATACTGTGGAGCTTTGCGCCCCATGATATCTCGGTGATTCTATATCTGCTCAATGAACAGCCGAGTTCGCTTTCGGCGATAGGCGGCACATACGTTCAGAAAGGGATAGCGGATGTCACGCTTACGACGATGGATTTTCCGAGCGGCGTCCAGTGCCATATCTTTGTTTCGTGGTTGCACCCGTACAAGGAGCAGAAACTGGTGGTTGTCGGTGACCGCAAGATGGCTGTTTTTGACGATTTGACGACTGAAAAACTCTTCCTATACCCGCACAAGATCGAGTGGCAGAACCGCACTCCGATAGTGCGCAAGGCGGATGCGGAGGTCGTTCGGGTCGACATGGATGAACCTCTGAGGGTCGAGTGCAAGCACTTTATCGAATGCATCGAGAACGGATGGAGTCCGTATACTGACGGCAAAGAGGGATTGAACGTTCTGAAGATACTCTTTAGCGCGCAGAATTCACTGAACAACAACGGCCTCAAGGTTACGTTCGACAGTGACAGACAAAAGAGTGCCAGATCGCTGCGCGAAGACGTATATGTGCATTCGACTGCTACCGTTGCCGACGGCGCAAGGATCGGGAGAGGTACGAAGATATGGAATAATTCCCAGGTTCAAGCCGGGGCTCATATTGGGGATGACTGCGTCATCGGTCATAATTGTATTGTCGGTTCGAAAGCATGTCTTGGTAATGGTGTAAAGCTTGAATCCAATATCGATGTCTGGGATCTGGTGACGCTTGAAGACTACGTGTTCGTCGGTCCGTCAGCCGTGTTCACTAATGATCTCACCCCGCGTGCCAAGTACCCTAAAAAGCAATACCCGCAATTTGGCCAGTGGGTTCCGACCCTTGTCAAAGAGGGTGCATCGATCGGCGCCAATTCCACGATCGTCTGCGGCGTTACGATCGGCCGCTGTTCTTTCGTCGGTGCCGGCGCAGTAGTCAAACATGATGTTCCCGACTACGCGATCGTTGCCGGAGTTCCGGCCAGGACAATAGGCTGGGTATGTGAGTGCGGTAACAGGCTGGCCTTTAAGAACGGCAGGACCAGATGTGTGAAATGCGGGCGTCACTTCCTCAAAAGCCACGAAGCGGTAGTTCAAAGTAACACCGACTGA
- a CDS encoding DegT/DnrJ/EryC1/StrS family aminotransferase, protein MKVPFIDLERQHKPIKKDLMQAFERVLDSNKFILSDEVKKFEDEMATYTKTKHAIGVSNCTNALLLSLRALGIGPGDEVITTPFTFVATAEVIAIIGAKPVFCDIDRKTFNIDVGKIKEHISGRTRAIIPVHLYGQAADMTALMRVAHDHGLKVIEDMAQAIGAKYKGQMVGNLGDTACISFYVTKNLNALGDAGMILTNDEKLDSMIRAYRVHGAYKKYHHDFLGYNDRLDAMQAAFLRIKLKQLNALNERRRQIAKKYDDALRDVVATPYINEDNESVYHQYTIRAARRDDLGKFLNEQGIATAIHYPVPLHLQPAFRYLGYREGDFPVAEKAADEVLSLPIQQDLTEEEIDYVIKCVRQFYNK, encoded by the coding sequence ATGAAGGTGCCATTCATAGATCTTGAACGGCAACACAAACCGATAAAAAAGGATTTGATGCAGGCATTTGAGAGGGTTTTGGATAGCAACAAGTTCATTCTAAGTGATGAAGTGAAGAAGTTTGAAGATGAGATGGCCACGTACACAAAAACAAAGCATGCCATTGGTGTGTCCAACTGCACCAATGCCCTGCTTCTGTCGTTGAGAGCTCTGGGAATAGGGCCGGGCGATGAGGTGATAACCACGCCGTTTACGTTCGTTGCTACGGCAGAGGTTATTGCGATAATCGGTGCCAAGCCGGTGTTTTGCGATATCGACCGAAAGACGTTCAATATCGATGTCGGTAAGATCAAAGAGCACATCTCAGGGCGCACCAGGGCGATCATTCCTGTCCATCTCTACGGTCAGGCCGCGGACATGACGGCGCTGATGCGTGTCGCACACGACCACGGCCTTAAGGTCATCGAAGATATGGCGCAGGCCATCGGCGCGAAATACAAAGGACAGATGGTCGGCAACCTCGGCGACACTGCTTGCATTAGTTTTTATGTAACGAAGAACCTTAACGCGCTGGGAGACGCGGGCATGATCCTGACCAACGATGAGAAGCTTGACAGCATGATCAGGGCATACCGTGTTCACGGCGCATACAAGAAGTATCACCATGATTTTCTTGGCTACAATGACCGCCTTGACGCAATGCAGGCGGCTTTTCTCAGGATAAAACTCAAGCAGCTCAATGCCCTGAACGAAAGACGGCGGCAGATAGCAAAGAAATATGATGATGCTCTCAGGGATGTAGTAGCCACCCCTTATATCAACGAGGATAACGAGTCGGTGTACCACCAGTATACGATAAGAGCCGCCCGGCGCGATGATTTGGGTAAGTTCCTTAACGAGCAGGGCATAGCGACTGCGATACATTACCCGGTTCCTTTACACCTGCAACCGGCATTTCGTTATCTGGGCTATAGAGAAGGTGACTTCCCGGTGGCAGAAAAGGCCGCCGATGAGGTCCTTTCATTACCTATTCAGCAGGATCTTACCGAAGAAGAAATAGACTATGTTATCAAATGTGTTAGGCAGTTCTATAATAAATGA